One Alnus glutinosa chromosome 3, dhAlnGlut1.1, whole genome shotgun sequence genomic region harbors:
- the LOC133862465 gene encoding vacuolar protein sorting-associated protein 24 homolog 1, which produces MDKFKSILKPKPNPQEQLRDWQRRLRQECRNIERQIRDVQREEKNVQKAIREAAKRNDMGSAKALAKEIVMSRKTVNRLHENKAQLNSISMHLGESVAIARTVGHLSKSAEVMKIVNNLMKAPEMASTMQEFTKEMTKAGVIEEFVNDAVDTALDSEDIEEETEEEVDKVLTEIAGETAAQLPEAVRKERIKLPAQRASSSQQEEALAEGVDDEEELEELRARLAKVRS; this is translated from the exons ATGGACAAATTTAAGAGCATTTTGAAGCCCAAACCGAACCCACAAGAGCAATTGAGAGATTGGCAGCGACGGCTCCGCCAAGAATGTCGCAACATCGAGCGCCAAATCAGAG ATGTccagagagaggagaagaacgTGCAAAAAGCAATTAGAGAGGCTGCCAAGAGAAATGACATGGGTTCAGCAAAG GCACTTGCAAAGGAAATTGTGATGTCAAGAAAGACTGTGAATCGCCTTCATGAGAATAAGGCCCAACTGAACTCAATATCTATGCACCTTGGAGAAAGTGTTG CAATTGCCCGTACAGTTGGTCATTTGTCCAAGAGCGCAGAGGTCATGAAAATTGTCAATAATCTCATGAAAGCTCCAGAAATGGCATCCACAATGCAAGAATTCACCAAAGAGATGACCAAG GCAGGGGTAATCGAAGAGTTCGTGAATGATGCTGTTGACACGGCATTGGATTCGGAAGATATAGAGGAAGAAACTGAAGAAGAAGTTGATAAGGTGCTGACTGAAATAGCTGGTGAGACGGCTGCACAGCTTCCGGAAGCTGTCAGGAAGGAAAGGATAAAGTTACCTGCCCAGAGAGCTAGCAGTTCACAACAA GAAGAAGCTCTTGCAGAGGGTGTAGACGATGAGGAAGAGCTGGAAGAGTTAAGAGCGCGGCTTGCTAAAGTGAGATCGTAG
- the LOC133863926 gene encoding pentatricopeptide repeat-containing protein At4g19191, mitochondrial — protein sequence MIKHSLTPRLDYFLNFSTIGQWNYSIREAVNRGYAYKALTLFRKIKQNGIEPNNLTFPHVAKACAKISNLKYSQIIHTHVMKSPFWSHIFVQTAIVDMYVKCNQLDDAHRLFMRMPVRDVASWNAILLGFARSCFLDRVSCLLHEMRFAGIQPDSVTVMGLTQAVLHTKSLKLVKSLHSLGIQIGIDADVSVANTWIAAYAKCGDLGLAEMVFNEINISVRTAVSWNSMIAGYANFKNVFHSVNCYKCMLHDGFRPDLSTIVSILSSCVQSEALFQGMLIHSHGIHLGCDLDIAVVNTLVSMYSKCEDVDSARFLFDSMSDRTCVSWTAMISGYAEKGDMNEALALFNAMEAAGDKPDLVTVLSLISGCGQIGALELGKWIDDYSISNGLKDNLIVCNAFIDMYAKCGSINDAQELFYAIPEKSVVSWTTMIAGCALNGEFTEALYHFSQMLELGQKPNHITFLAVLQACTHGGLLEKGWEYFAMMTKKYDISPGLDHYSCMAALLGRRGRLKEALEFVQNMPIKPDAGIWGALLSACKVHRNIEIGEYASCQLFELEPQVAVSYVEMANMYASVGRWDGVAAIRTTMKSYKVRKFPGQSLIQVNGTTHIFTVEHRGHPEGRLIYEMLDALTLHLKKGYLQHADGAEHDL from the coding sequence ATGATCAAACATTCTCTTACTCCACGTCTcgattattttttgaatttctcaACTATTGGTCAATGGAATTACAGCATAAGAGAAGCTGTAAACCGTGGTTATGCCTACAAAGCCCTCACTCTCTTCCgcaaaataaagcaaaatggCATCGAACCAAATAATCTGACATTCCCCCATGTAGCAAAAGCATGTGCCAAGATCTCCAATCTCAAATACTCCCAAATCATTCACACCCATGTCATGAAATCTCCATTTTGGTCTCATATCTTTGTGCAAACAGCAATAGTTGACATGTACGTCAAATGCAATCAGTTGGATGATGCACACAGGTTGTTTATGAGGATGCCCGTGAGAGACGTAGCTTCTTGGAATGCAATACTTCTTGGGTTTGCTCGGTCATGTTTTCTTGATAGAGTTTCATGTCTTTTGCATGAGATGAGGTTTGCAGGGATTCAGCCTGATTCAGTTACAGTTATGGGGCTCACTCAAGCGGTTTTGCATACTAAGAGTTTGAAATTGGTAAAATCGCTTCATTCACTTGGAATTCAAATTGGCATAGATGCTGATGTTTCTGTTGCTAACACCTGGATTGCTGCATATGCCAAATGTGGTGACTTGGGTTTGGCGGAGATGGTATTTAATGAGATCAACATAAGTGTGAGGACAGCTGTCTCATGGAATTCCATGATCGCAGGGTatgcaaattttaaaaatgtcttTCATTCTGTTAATTGTTACAAATGCATGCTGCATGACGGATTTAGACCTGATTTAAGCACCATTGTTAGTATACTTTCATCATGTGTGCAATCAGAGGCACTATTTCAAGGTATGCTGATTCATTCTCATGGAATCCACTTGGGTTGTGATTTAGATATAGCTGTGGTCAATACCCTTGTGTCAATGTACTCCAAGTGTGAAGATGTGGATTCTGCAAGATTTTTGTTTGACAGCATGTCTGACAGAACTTGTGTTTCTTGGACTGCTATGATTAGTGGGTATGCTGAAAAAGGGGATATGAATGAAGCGTTGGCCTTGTTTAATGCCATGGAAGCAGCTGGTGATAAACCTGATTTGGTCACTGTGCTTTCTTTGATCTCAGGTTGTGGCCAAATAGGTGCACTCGAGCTTGGGAAATGGATTGATGACTATTCCATTTCAAATGGATTAAAAGATAATCTGATAGTTTGCAATGCATTCATTGACATGTATGCAAAATGTGGAAGTATAAATGATGCTCAAGAGCTATTTTATGCCATTCCTGAGAAAAGTGTTGTCTCTTGGACAACTATGATTGCAGGTTGTGCTTTAAATGGAGAATTTACAGAAGCTCTGTACCATTTCTCTCAGATGTTGGAGTTGGGGCAGAAGCCAAACCACATAACATTTCTTGCTGTTCTTCAAGCTTGTACTCACGGAGGTTTACTTGAGAAAGGATGGGAGTACTTTGCTATGATGACTAAAAAATATGATATAAGTCCTGGATTAGACCATTATTCCTGTATGGCAGCTCTTCTTGGACGCAGAGGAAGGCTAAAAGAAGCATTGGAGTTCGTTCAAAACATGCCTATCAAGCCTGATGCAGGCATATGGGGTGCATTGCTTAGTGCTTGCAAGGTTCACCGTAACATAGAGATTGGCGAATATGCTTCGTGCCAACTCTTTGAATTGGAGCCCCAGGTGGCAGTTTCATACGTAGAGATGGCTAACATGTATGCATCAGTAGGAAGGTGGGATGGGGTTGCAGCAATACGAACAACAATGAAGTCTTACAAAGTGAGAAAATTTCCTGGACAAAGCCTCATTCAAGTGAATGGGACAACTCATATATTTACAGTTGAGCATAGAGGTCATCCTGAAGGCAGGCTTATATATGAAATGTTGGATGCTTTAACTTTGCATTTGAAGAAAGGATACTTGCAACATGCAGATGGAGCTGAACATGATTTGTGA
- the LOC133864437 gene encoding uncharacterized protein LOC133864437 produces the protein MCTTRREWSFSSGTMEVNTGSFCCNGKQPLEHSLPSDKEKQPTEKDLSTSVFVNHAAIAWQESRRKWVGDQSRRPKRKGKDPIISWSIAYEDLLLTNEPFSEPIPLPEMVDFLVDIWHDEGLFD, from the exons ATGTGCACGACAAG AAGGGAATGGTCGTTCAGTTCAGGGACAATGGAGGTCAATACTGGAAGTTTCTGTTGTAACGGGAAGCAACCTTTGGAGCATTCTTTGCCTTCTGATAAAGAAAAACAGCCCACAGAAAAAGATTTGAGCACTTCCGTTTTTGTCAATCATG CTGCAATTGCTTGGCAAGAGAGCAGAAGAAAGTGGGTGGGGGATCAATCTCGGCGaccaaaaagaaagggaaaggaTCCAATTATAAG CTGGTCCATTGCATATGAAGATCTGCTCTTGACTAATGAGCCTTTCTCTGAGCCAATTCCTTTACCT GAGATGGTGGATTTCTTAGTTGATATTTGGCATGACGAAGGCCTTTTCGATTAG